A stretch of the Arthrobacter stackebrandtii genome encodes the following:
- a CDS encoding VOC family protein: protein MPALPAIDHLALTVTDVEVSVAFYSRLWGTEPSGTMLDGPFIRRKFDLGGGASLGLTEHRTASGGGRFDEHNPGLDHVGFSVASPAELIEWAAHLDSLGVAHSGLIEAPYGTALNFKDPDGIALEFFLPK from the coding sequence ATGCCTGCGTTGCCCGCCATTGACCATCTTGCTCTCACCGTGACTGACGTTGAGGTCAGCGTCGCTTTTTACTCCCGTCTGTGGGGTACAGAGCCCTCGGGTACGATGCTCGATGGCCCGTTTATCCGACGTAAATTCGATCTCGGTGGAGGGGCGTCACTGGGACTGACAGAGCATCGAACAGCTTCCGGCGGGGGCCGCTTCGATGAACACAATCCGGGCCTGGACCATGTCGGGTTTTCCGTAGCCAGCCCAGCGGAACTCATCGAATGGGCCGCGCATCTGGATAGTCTCGGCGTAGCCCACAGCGGTCTCATCGAAGCCCCGTATGGCACGGCACTGAACTTCAAGGACCCAGACGGCATCGCGCTGGAATTCTTCTTACCCAAGTAG
- the istA gene encoding IS21 family transposase: MVEIREVLRAWLDGAGLRTVGERAGVDRKTARRYVQAAEAAGLVRDAGPGAVTDELVGAVVAAVRPSRPNGHGPAWEALAGHEEQIRAWVTGTGTGKAGRALNLVKVHELLSRQGCQVPYRTLHRFATERCGYRVKTTTVRVADGEPGVECQIDFAYMGTIKDAHTGKDRKVHALIFTAVYSRHMFVWLTYTQTLAAVIAGCEMAWAFFGGVFKVLIPDNMKPVVTAAEPVNPRFSTGWLDYAAHAGFATDAARVRTPLDKPRVERVVQYVRGNFFAGETFADLEDAQVRAVFWCQEKAGMRVHGTTQAHPAEVFAAEEASELLPAPANYDVPLFKDAKVHRDHHIEVGKALYSVPGDYIGSQVDVRADSELVKIYHRGQLIKTHPRMRPGTRSTDASDLPEHKSAYALRDITKLIGLCAGHGENIGIYAERILDDPLPWTRMRAVYRLIGLVRQYGSSAVEAACSKALDLDVIAVGKIDSMLAKAVENTPTLMPIAAAAGTSRFARDPAEYSNHAARTAAAGHPASTGTALASTGTGGNASQGTSLANVGTTVASTRTGLATAGTMLVSAGTAEADSSGTAGELGIGAGPAYGRGVQLHLVFSHSEQTHNLQEEQR, encoded by the coding sequence GTGGTTGAGATTCGGGAAGTTTTACGGGCATGGCTTGATGGTGCGGGGTTGCGCACCGTGGGCGAGCGGGCCGGTGTGGATAGGAAAACGGCGCGCCGCTATGTGCAGGCCGCCGAGGCTGCCGGGCTGGTGCGCGACGCCGGACCCGGCGCGGTCACCGACGAGCTCGTCGGTGCTGTGGTTGCCGCGGTCCGCCCGTCACGGCCGAACGGGCACGGGCCGGCGTGGGAAGCGTTGGCCGGGCACGAGGAGCAGATCCGGGCCTGGGTCACAGGCACCGGGACGGGGAAGGCCGGCCGGGCGTTGAATCTGGTGAAGGTCCACGAGCTGCTGTCCCGCCAGGGCTGCCAGGTGCCGTATCGGACGCTGCACCGGTTCGCGACGGAGCGGTGCGGGTACCGGGTGAAAACGACCACGGTGCGCGTCGCCGACGGGGAGCCAGGGGTGGAGTGCCAGATCGACTTCGCCTACATGGGCACCATCAAGGACGCGCACACGGGCAAAGACCGGAAGGTGCACGCCCTGATCTTCACCGCCGTGTATTCGAGGCACATGTTCGTCTGGCTCACCTACACCCAGACCCTCGCGGCGGTGATCGCCGGGTGCGAGATGGCGTGGGCGTTCTTTGGCGGGGTCTTCAAGGTCCTGATTCCGGACAACATGAAGCCGGTGGTCACGGCCGCGGAACCTGTAAACCCGCGTTTCTCCACGGGCTGGCTGGATTACGCCGCCCACGCCGGGTTCGCGACCGATGCCGCCCGCGTTCGGACACCGCTCGACAAGCCCCGCGTTGAGCGGGTTGTGCAGTATGTGCGCGGGAATTTCTTCGCCGGCGAGACCTTCGCCGATCTCGAGGATGCCCAGGTGCGGGCCGTGTTCTGGTGCCAGGAAAAGGCCGGGATGCGTGTTCATGGCACGACGCAGGCCCACCCGGCGGAGGTCTTTGCCGCCGAGGAAGCCTCGGAACTGTTGCCGGCCCCGGCTAACTACGACGTACCTCTTTTCAAGGACGCGAAGGTGCACCGTGACCACCACATCGAGGTCGGCAAGGCCTTGTACTCGGTGCCCGGGGACTACATCGGTTCCCAAGTCGATGTGCGTGCCGACAGCGAGCTGGTGAAGATCTACCACCGCGGGCAACTGATCAAGACCCACCCGAGGATGCGGCCCGGGACCCGCTCCACCGACGCGTCAGATCTTCCCGAACACAAGAGCGCTTACGCGCTGCGGGACATCACCAAGCTGATCGGGCTCTGCGCCGGACACGGAGAGAACATCGGTATCTACGCCGAACGGATCCTGGATGACCCGCTGCCCTGGACCAGGATGCGCGCCGTCTACCGGCTCATCGGATTGGTGCGCCAGTACGGGTCGTCCGCGGTGGAGGCGGCGTGTTCCAAGGCCCTGGATCTGGATGTCATCGCGGTCGGCAAGATCGACTCGATGCTGGCCAAGGCCGTGGAGAACACCCCGACCCTGATGCCGATCGCCGCCGCGGCCGGGACCTCCCGCTTCGCCCGCGATCCTGCCGAATACTCCAACCACGCCGCCAGAACCGCGGCGGCGGGGCACCCTGCCAGCACTGGGACCGCCCTGGCCAGTACCGGGACCGGCGGTAATGCCAGTCAAGGGACCAGCCTGGCCAACGTTGGGACCACCGTAGCCAGTACAAGGACCGGTTTGGCCACTGCAGGGACCATGTTGGTCAGTGCAGGGACCGCCGAGGCGGACAGTTCAGGGACCGCCGGGGAGCTCGGGATCGGTGCCGGTCCCGCGTATGGCCGCGGCGTTCAACTGCATCTGGTCTTTTCCCATTCCGAGCAAACCCACAACTTACAGGAGGAACAGCGATGA